The Numida meleagris isolate 19003 breed g44 Domestic line chromosome 20, NumMel1.0, whole genome shotgun sequence genome has a window encoding:
- the PEX10 gene encoding peroxisome biogenesis factor 10: MALGPAGPARLVRCGQKDELYRSGLRSGAGTALHGLAGAKKWLEWRREIELLSDVAYFALTTLSGYQTLGEEYVNIVQVDSTKKRVPSFLQRAIFISLHTIVPYYLEKGLQHLEHELQIEDDGSRTLQSNPALGTSSRTLIRNWIQKQVRELTDQQKKTILQVVYLLKQSVPLLHRLHLAVFYIRGTFYHLSKRIAGIRYLHFGGLQGEDQSIRSSYKFLGIISLFHLLLTIGVQIYSFKQKQRARQEWKLHRNLALQKNTIKEKTTGRQSRCTLCLEERRHATATPCGHLFCWECITEWCNTRTECPLCREKFHPQKLIYLRHYQL, encoded by the exons ATGGCGCTGGGCCCCGCCGGGCCGGCGCGGTTGGTGCGCTGCGGGCAGAAGGACGAGCTGTACCGGAGCGGGCTGCGCAGCGGGGCCGGCACCGCGCTGCACGGGCTCGCGG GGGCTAAGAAGTGGCTGGAGTGGAGGAGGGAGATCGAGCTGCTCTCTGACGTTGCCTACTTCGCCCTCACCACCCTGTCCG GTTACCAGACTCTGGGTGAAGAATATGTCAACATTGTTCAAGTTGACTCAACCAAGAAAAGGgtgccttcttttcttcaacGGGccatcttcatttctcttcataCCATAGTACCCTATTACTTAGAAAAGGGATTGCAGCATCTGGAACATGAGTTGCAGATAGAAGATGATGGGTCTAGAACCTTGCAAAGCAACCCAGCCCTTGGCACGTCCAGTAGGACCTTAATACGAAACTGGATACAGAAACAAGTCAGGGAGCTTACAgaccaacagaagaaaacaatcttaCAAGTTGTGTACCTTCTTAAACAATCCGTTCCTTTGCTTCATCGACTACATCTGGCAGTATTCTACATACGTGGCACTTTTTATCACCTATCTAAAAGAATTGCAGGAATCAGATAC CTGCATTTTGGAGGACTGCAAGGAGAAGATCAGAGCATTCGATCAAGTTACAAGTTTCTTGGAATAATTTCACTCTTCCACCTTCTTCTGACAATTGGTGTTCAGATATACAGcttcaaacaaaagcagagagcaaggcAGGAATGGAAACTACACCGCAACCTAGCTCTCCAGAA AAATACGATAAAGGAAAAAACTACTGGGCGCCAGTCCCGCTGCACTTTGTGTTTGGAGGAACGGAGACATGCAACAGCCACACCTTGTGGGCACCTGTTCTGCTGGGAATGCATCACAGAGTGGTGTAACACCAGA